One region of Faecalibacter bovis genomic DNA includes:
- a CDS encoding alpha/beta fold hydrolase, whose product MLAHTIYQHETSKEWVTFVHGAGGSSTIWFKQIREFRKHFNILILDLRGHGRSKNNLKSIFEKRYTFKSVSNDVVDVLDHLKIDKTHFVGVSLGTIIIRQIAEDYPDRVTSMVMGGAVMKMNFRGQILMKIGNIFKNVFPYLFLYKIFAFAIMPKNAHKESRNLFINEAKKLYQKEFLKWFKLTSDVNPLLKWFRQVEINIPTFYIMGEEDYMFLPTIQKLVQQHYQSAQLYVVENSGHVVNVDQPQIFNEKVIEFIKKNL is encoded by the coding sequence TTGTTAGCACATACAATATATCAGCACGAGACAAGTAAAGAATGGGTTACTTTTGTTCATGGAGCAGGAGGTAGTTCTACTATTTGGTTTAAACAAATTAGAGAATTTCGTAAACATTTTAATATTCTTATTCTTGATTTACGTGGACATGGTCGATCAAAAAATAATTTAAAATCAATCTTCGAAAAAAGATATACTTTTAAATCTGTTTCCAATGATGTTGTTGATGTTTTGGATCATTTAAAAATTGATAAAACACACTTTGTTGGAGTTTCGTTGGGAACAATAATTATTAGGCAAATCGCTGAAGATTATCCAGACCGTGTTACTTCTATGGTAATGGGTGGAGCTGTGATGAAAATGAATTTTCGTGGTCAAATTTTAATGAAAATAGGTAATATTTTCAAAAATGTATTTCCGTATTTATTTTTATACAAAATTTTCGCATTTGCTATTATGCCTAAAAATGCGCACAAAGAGTCGAGAAATTTGTTTATAAACGAAGCCAAAAAATTATATCAGAAAGAATTTTTAAAATGGTTTAAATTAACTTCTGATGTAAATCCTTTATTAAAATGGTTTAGACAGGTTGAAATAAACATTCCTACATTTTATATTATGGGCGAAGAAGATTATATGTTTTTACCGACAATACAAAAATTGGTTCAACAACATTATCAATCGGCTCAATTATATGTTGTAGAAAATAGTGGACACGTAGTGAATGTAGATCAGCCACAAATTTTTAACGAAAAAGTAATCGAATTTATCAAGAAGAATTTATAA
- a CDS encoding class I SAM-dependent methyltransferase, whose protein sequence is MDKLGNSKEKLNVIDLLSGLGENWTFLKRNFPNSNFYALDFSENMINLSKQKADKIFGKNLNLICDNLLDNKLESNSFDIVSCAYGLKTFNEEQLNIIAKEVHRILKPNGKFSFVEVSKPKNKVLLYFYSFYLGKIIPILGKIFLGNPEDYKMLWIYTSKFQSSENVKDIFEKHGLEVNIDKYFGGCASGLNGKKINK, encoded by the coding sequence ATTGATAAATTAGGAAATTCAAAAGAAAAATTAAATGTAATTGATTTACTTTCAGGTTTGGGCGAGAATTGGACTTTTTTAAAACGTAATTTTCCTAATTCAAACTTTTATGCTTTAGATTTTTCTGAAAACATGATAAATCTATCCAAGCAAAAAGCAGATAAAATATTTGGCAAGAATCTTAATCTAATTTGCGATAATTTATTAGATAACAAGTTAGAATCTAATAGTTTCGATATTGTTTCTTGTGCTTATGGTTTGAAAACCTTTAATGAAGAACAGCTAAATATCATTGCAAAGGAAGTTCATAGAATTTTAAAGCCGAATGGAAAATTTAGTTTCGTTGAAGTTTCTAAACCTAAAAATAAAGTCTTACTGTATTTTTACAGTTTTTATTTAGGTAAAATTATTCCAATTCTTGGTAAAATATTTTTAGGAAATCCTGAGGATTATAAAATGTTGTGGATTTATACCAGTAAATTTCAAAGTTCTGAAAATGTAAAAGATATTTTTGAAAAACATGGGTTAGAAGTAAACATCGATAAATATTTTGGTGGATGTGCTTCGGGTCTTAACGGGAAAAAAATTAATAAATAA
- a CDS encoding RluA family pseudouridine synthase yields MSSYFHSFKQSIKNHTLPTSLDYPFYYKPHPIAQLACEELQQYLENQTDFEHNFGLKSHDSTSAIGKMFGVLVCKNSDGDIGYIAAFSGKLANTNQHKHFVPPVFDMLNKDGFFLQQEVRLNEINSIIERLESDPKYISLKSELNTFEKEATKQIEEGKKLLKSNKNDRKQQRDQIVPNLSEDLAKAYEEDLVKQSLRDKHEFRKLTLELETEREKILSKINVFEIEITNLKEERKTKSNALQNQLFDQYQFLNQNKEKKGLLDIFKETSFQQPPAAAGECAAPKLFQYAFQNNLEPICMAEFWWGDSPKSEVRKHKHFYPACTGKCEPILKHMLDGLKIDDNPLFKEQTTGHLLEIIYQDDDIVVVNKPEEFLSVPGIELQDSVYMRIKHQFPNATGPLIIHRLDMATSGILVLALNKDSHKQIQQQFIKRKIEKRYIALLDGIVVENEGIIDLPLRVDLDDRPRQMVCYEHGKPAQTKYKVIKRKDNKTLIYFYPITGRTHQLRMHASHQLGLNTPIIGDDLYGTSANRLHLHAEYLEFTHPTTKELMKFQVEPNFSL; encoded by the coding sequence ATGTCAAGCTATTTTCACTCTTTTAAACAATCAATCAAAAATCACACATTACCAACATCTTTAGATTATCCATTTTATTATAAGCCTCATCCAATTGCACAATTAGCATGCGAAGAATTGCAACAATATTTGGAAAATCAAACTGATTTTGAACACAATTTTGGATTAAAATCACATGATTCTACTTCTGCAATTGGTAAAATGTTTGGAGTTTTAGTATGTAAAAATTCCGATGGAGATATAGGTTATATCGCGGCATTTTCAGGTAAATTGGCTAATACAAATCAGCACAAGCACTTTGTTCCTCCGGTTTTTGATATGCTTAATAAAGATGGATTTTTCCTTCAGCAAGAAGTTCGTTTAAACGAAATCAATTCTATCATCGAACGATTAGAATCTGATCCAAAATACATTTCTCTAAAATCAGAATTGAACACTTTTGAAAAGGAAGCAACTAAACAAATTGAAGAAGGTAAAAAACTTCTAAAATCAAATAAAAATGATCGCAAGCAACAACGTGATCAAATCGTTCCAAATTTATCTGAGGATTTAGCAAAAGCTTACGAAGAAGATTTAGTAAAACAAAGTTTAAGAGATAAACACGAATTCAGAAAATTAACATTAGAATTAGAGACAGAACGTGAAAAAATTCTATCTAAAATCAATGTTTTTGAAATAGAAATCACAAATTTAAAAGAAGAAAGAAAAACTAAATCAAACGCTTTACAAAACCAACTATTTGATCAATACCAATTCTTAAATCAAAACAAGGAGAAAAAAGGATTGCTTGATATTTTTAAAGAAACTTCATTCCAACAACCTCCTGCTGCGGCTGGTGAATGTGCTGCTCCTAAACTGTTTCAGTATGCTTTTCAAAATAATTTAGAACCTATTTGTATGGCTGAATTTTGGTGGGGAGATTCTCCAAAATCAGAAGTTAGAAAGCATAAGCATTTTTATCCTGCGTGTACGGGGAAATGTGAACCAATATTAAAACATATGCTTGATGGATTGAAAATCGATGATAATCCTTTGTTTAAAGAACAAACAACTGGCCATCTATTAGAAATTATTTATCAAGATGACGACATTGTGGTGGTAAACAAACCTGAAGAGTTTTTATCGGTTCCTGGCATTGAATTACAAGATTCGGTTTATATGAGAATTAAGCATCAATTTCCGAATGCAACTGGCCCTTTGATCATCCATAGGTTGGATATGGCGACATCTGGAATTTTAGTTTTAGCTTTAAATAAGGACAGTCATAAACAAATTCAACAACAATTTATTAAACGTAAAATAGAAAAAAGATATATTGCTTTACTTGACGGAATTGTAGTAGAAAACGAAGGAATTATAGATTTACCTTTGCGTGTAGATTTGGATGATAGACCTCGTCAGATGGTTTGTTACGAACATGGAAAACCAGCGCAAACTAAATACAAAGTAATTAAACGAAAAGACAATAAAACTTTAATATATTTTTACCCAATTACTGGTCGTACGCATCAATTGCGTATGCATGCATCGCATCAGTTAGGATTAAATACGCCAATTATAGGAGATGATTTATACGGTACAAGTGCAAATCGTTTGCATTTACATGCTGAATATTTAGAATTTACACACCCAACAACAAAAGAATTGATGAAATTTCAGGTTGAACCTAATTTTTCTCTTTAA
- a CDS encoding DUF808 family protein: MASGIFAVLDDIAALMDDVAVASKIATKKTAGILGDDLAVNAEKATGFLSSRELPVLWKITKGSLLNKVIIVPIVFLLQWIYPDIIKYILILGGCFLAYEGVEKIIEYLFHRKKTGTEVIEEEVKNADDLENTKIKSAITTDFILSIEIIIIALGSVMDKPLATQILTVSVVAIIATVGVYGVVALIVRMDDAGYKLINQSNDKGFMATIGHLLVKGLPLIIKSLAVIGTIALLMVSGEIFDHNIEYIHHLDFSIPAIFKQMIISIIIGLIVVALVKIIQKIYQITLSK; encoded by the coding sequence ATGGCTTCGGGAATATTTGCGGTATTAGACGATATTGCAGCGTTAATGGATGATGTAGCTGTTGCAAGTAAAATTGCTACAAAAAAAACAGCTGGAATTTTAGGAGATGATTTAGCTGTAAATGCTGAAAAAGCAACAGGTTTTTTATCCTCAAGAGAATTACCTGTACTTTGGAAGATTACAAAGGGTTCGTTATTAAATAAAGTAATTATTGTTCCAATTGTTTTTCTTTTACAATGGATTTATCCAGATATAATTAAATATATATTGATTTTAGGTGGATGTTTTTTAGCTTATGAAGGAGTAGAGAAAATAATAGAATATCTATTTCATCGTAAAAAAACAGGTACTGAAGTGATAGAAGAGGAGGTAAAAAATGCAGATGATTTAGAAAACACTAAAATTAAATCTGCAATTACAACGGATTTCATCTTATCTATTGAAATTATAATTATTGCGTTAGGAAGTGTAATGGATAAACCACTTGCCACACAAATTTTAACTGTTTCTGTTGTAGCTATAATTGCAACTGTTGGGGTTTATGGTGTTGTAGCATTAATTGTTCGTATGGATGACGCAGGATATAAATTAATCAATCAATCGAATGATAAAGGATTTATGGCTACAATTGGTCATCTTTTAGTAAAGGGCTTACCTTTAATTATAAAGTCTTTGGCTGTGATTGGAACTATTGCTTTGTTAATGGTTTCAGGAGAAATTTTTGATCATAATATTGAATATATCCATCATTTAGATTTTTCTATTCCAGCTATATTTAAGCAAATGATTATTTCAATAATTATTGGTTTAATAGTAGTTGCGTTGGTTAAAATAATTCAAAAAATCTATCAAATTACCTTATCAAAATAA
- a CDS encoding DUF4241 domain-containing protein, with translation MKPTAEWLKIWEEKREFTLAPNDLDMYFTSKEINDIKVDQISLGEISLPTGQIIVNDPLGQYLALDNNPYFVETPKGNFPLQASIITYEDDGDVENLISCVKIAFTDEKPVRYEEALKGIESIEDLNEGEYFGFASESGLTTIVDFSAKEAFTTFIDEVEAKDQNLYDDYFAPLFTENVKNNPAYQSEDGEWINWTIPNTDIKAPIFQAGFGEGVYPSYFGYNAAGEIVAFYIQFIDAELEDDEEDDEWV, from the coding sequence ATGAAACCAACTGCAGAATGGTTAAAAATTTGGGAAGAAAAGCGTGAATTTACGCTAGCACCAAATGATTTAGATATGTATTTTACTTCGAAAGAAATAAACGATATTAAAGTGGATCAAATTTCTTTGGGTGAAATCTCTTTACCTACAGGACAAATTATCGTAAATGATCCATTAGGACAATATTTAGCATTAGACAATAATCCATATTTCGTAGAAACTCCAAAAGGAAATTTCCCTTTACAAGCAAGTATTATTACTTACGAAGATGATGGAGATGTGGAAAATTTAATTTCTTGTGTTAAAATTGCTTTCACAGACGAGAAACCTGTTCGTTACGAAGAAGCTTTAAAAGGAATTGAGTCGATTGAAGATTTAAATGAAGGAGAATATTTTGGATTTGCTTCAGAAAGTGGTTTAACTACAATTGTTGATTTCAGTGCGAAAGAGGCATTTACAACTTTTATTGATGAAGTGGAAGCTAAAGATCAAAATTTATATGATGATTATTTCGCACCATTATTTACTGAAAATGTAAAAAATAATCCTGCTTACCAATCAGAAGATGGTGAATGGATTAACTGGACAATTCCTAATACAGATATTAAAGCGCCAATTTTCCAAGCTGGTTTTGGTGAAGGTGTTTATCCTTCTTACTTCGGTTACAATGCTGCCGGAGAAATTGTTGCATTCTACATCCAATTTATTGATGCTGAATTGGAAGATGACGAAGAAGATGATGAGTGGGTTTAA
- a CDS encoding Crp/Fnr family transcriptional regulator — MQNFINHLRNQIDLTDEQIEIILNYITVKKLTRGEMILNAGEFSDDYFFVESGVIRSYIIDDNGKEHIVQFGTENWIVSDRNSAMCKQEAKFYIQAIEESTVVILNDGVNDLITSLNPDYTKKQVPLLQNHIRHMQDRITSLLSAPAKTRYQDFIKLYPTITAKVPQWMIASYLGITPESLSRVRKDIASNG; from the coding sequence ATGCAAAATTTTATTAATCATTTAAGAAATCAAATTGATCTTACCGATGAGCAAATCGAGATCATATTAAATTATATTACGGTAAAAAAATTGACTCGTGGTGAGATGATATTAAATGCTGGAGAATTTTCTGACGATTATTTTTTCGTAGAATCTGGCGTAATTCGTTCATACATTATCGATGACAATGGAAAAGAACATATTGTACAATTCGGAACTGAAAACTGGATTGTGAGCGATCGCAACAGTGCAATGTGTAAGCAAGAAGCTAAATTTTACATTCAGGCAATTGAGGAATCTACAGTTGTAATTCTAAATGATGGTGTAAATGATTTAATTACAAGTTTAAATCCTGATTACACTAAAAAACAAGTTCCATTGTTGCAAAATCATATTCGACACATGCAGGACAGAATCACATCTTTATTAAGTGCGCCTGCAAAGACACGTTACCAAGATTTTATAAAATTATACCCAACCATTACAGCTAAAGTACCACAGTGGATGATTGCATCATATTTAGGCATCACTCCTGAAAGTTTAAGTAGAGTTAGAAAAGATATTGCATCAAATGGATAA
- a CDS encoding RrF2 family transcriptional regulator, with the protein MNNLRFATIVHILVLTEKFKDELITSDFIAGSINVNPVVVRREIQVLKDAEILGSKKGKDGGCFLIKDANEITFGEIYKIITKDMDFAKKNQPNPVCPIGKKMNETLDQLFVSVENNLINQLSKTTLKEFSSQFN; encoded by the coding sequence ATGAATAATTTACGTTTTGCAACAATCGTACATATTTTAGTTTTGACTGAAAAGTTTAAAGACGAGTTAATTACATCAGATTTTATTGCTGGTAGTATTAACGTAAATCCGGTTGTAGTACGAAGAGAAATTCAGGTTTTAAAAGATGCAGAAATTTTAGGATCAAAAAAAGGGAAGGACGGAGGTTGTTTTCTTATCAAGGATGCAAATGAAATTACATTTGGCGAAATTTATAAGATTATAACGAAAGATATGGATTTTGCTAAAAAAAATCAGCCCAATCCCGTTTGTCCAATCGGAAAAAAAATGAATGAAACGTTGGATCAACTATTTGTTTCTGTAGAAAATAATTTAATCAATCAATTAAGTAAAACAACGTTGAAAGAATTTTCATCACAATTTAATTAA
- a CDS encoding NAD(P)-dependent oxidoreductase codes for MRVALIGATGFVGSAILKELTDRNHSIKAISRSINTESESNNVVPIQIDVNDTDALAADLKGADVVISAFNPGWTNPNIYEEFLTGAKNIQEAVKKADVKRFIVIGGAGSLLLDEELRVIDTPQFPEEIKPGAQAAAEYLEFLKNENQIDWEFFSPAIEMHQGTSGVRTGKYRLGLDNPVVGKDGRSVLSVEDVAVVIADEVEKQNFTKRRFTAGY; via the coding sequence ATGAGAGTAGCATTAATTGGAGCAACAGGTTTTGTTGGGTCAGCAATTTTAAAAGAATTAACGGATAGAAATCACTCAATCAAAGCGATTTCTCGTTCAATTAATACAGAATCGGAATCTAATAACGTAGTTCCAATTCAAATAGATGTAAACGATACTGATGCTTTAGCCGCTGATTTGAAGGGAGCAGATGTGGTTATTTCAGCATTTAATCCTGGATGGACTAATCCTAATATTTATGAAGAATTTTTAACAGGTGCTAAAAATATACAAGAAGCTGTAAAGAAAGCAGATGTTAAAAGATTTATCGTTATTGGTGGGGCTGGAAGCTTGTTGTTAGATGAAGAATTACGTGTGATTGATACACCACAATTTCCTGAAGAAATAAAACCAGGTGCACAGGCAGCAGCTGAATATTTAGAGTTTTTAAAGAATGAAAATCAAATAGATTGGGAATTCTTTTCGCCTGCAATAGAGATGCATCAAGGAACTTCAGGAGTGCGTACTGGTAAATACCGTTTAGGTTTAGATAATCCTGTAGTAGGTAAAGATGGACGTTCAGTTTTATCTGTAGAAGATGTTGCAGTTGTAATTGCAGATGAAGTTGAAAAGCAAAATTTCACGAAAAGACGTTTTACAGCAGGTTATTAA
- a CDS encoding DUF1574 domain-containing protein: MRFYVGILSIVICLLILAIPIFFLDFTFLFEKLVGTLLLIISGLFLISGINNLTIFYTKRKVLNKGYKTKARIVKVQKTLLAIKSAPNYILEVIYEHPKNHKLYHTFLDYYASISEEKNISENQYIEIVIDPKNPDFVLQKLA; the protein is encoded by the coding sequence ATGAGGTTTTATGTAGGAATTTTAAGTATTGTAATTTGCTTATTGATATTAGCAATCCCAATATTCTTTCTGGATTTTACATTCCTTTTCGAAAAATTGGTTGGTACTTTGTTATTAATTATTTCTGGATTATTTCTGATTTCAGGGATAAATAATTTAACTATATTTTATACAAAACGTAAAGTTTTAAATAAAGGTTACAAAACAAAGGCAAGAATAGTAAAGGTTCAAAAAACTTTACTTGCAATTAAATCAGCTCCTAATTATATATTAGAAGTGATTTATGAGCATCCAAAAAATCATAAGCTTTACCATACGTTCTTAGATTATTATGCAAGTATTTCTGAAGAAAAAAATATTTCAGAAAATCAATACATTGAAATTGTAATCGATCCTAAAAATCCTGATTTTGTCTTGCAAAAATTAGCATAA
- a CDS encoding DinB family protein, giving the protein MNYNHNDYISSYDGITVNDALEIRIEEIKKTLKLVTDLNKWDYRYAEGKWNIKEVVQHCIDCERIFSNRALHIARNDQNTLFTFDENEYVTTLNSDQINPEILVKEWLHLMNATYFQFEGFNKETLNKKRFIGENELSVKKIGYIIAGHSIHHINVIKERYL; this is encoded by the coding sequence ATGAACTATAACCACAACGATTATATTTCTAGTTACGATGGCATTACTGTAAACGATGCTTTGGAAATTAGAATTGAGGAAATTAAAAAAACTTTGAAGCTAGTAACCGATTTGAATAAATGGGATTATAGGTATGCCGAAGGAAAATGGAATATAAAAGAAGTAGTACAACATTGTATTGATTGTGAGCGAATCTTTAGTAATAGAGCTTTGCATATTGCGAGAAATGATCAGAATACTTTGTTTACTTTTGATGAGAATGAATATGTAACAACATTAAATTCTGATCAAATAAATCCAGAAATTCTTGTCAAAGAATGGTTACATTTGATGAATGCAACTTATTTTCAGTTTGAAGGATTTAATAAAGAAACCTTAAATAAAAAGAGATTCATTGGAGAAAATGAATTATCTGTAAAGAAAATTGGATATATCATTGCAGGACACTCTATCCATCACATCAATGTTATAAAAGAAAGATATTTATAA
- a CDS encoding AMP-binding protein has product MNTSLSYASGPSNDPLLGETIGENLRNTVAKHPQQEALVCIQQNYRATYTEFYSQTEEIAKALLGLGLTKGERVGIWSPNRSEWTLLQFATARIGLILVNLNPAYRENELEYVLNQAGIKAVFAASQFKTSNYKSMLENVRSKTETLEHVVIFEDSWRDFLQLAESISSIDLMAAEQRVQFDDAVNIQYTSGTTGFPKGVTLTHHNILNNGYFIGVRLNYTHLDRVCIPVPFYHCFGMVIGNMACVTHGACMVIPSESFDAELTLNAVEKEKCTSLYGVPTMFIAELELPNFDRFDLSSLRTGVMAGSPCPIEIMKKVQAKMNMKEVSICYGMTETSPVSTQTIIGTPIEKQVSTVGTVQNHLEIKIIDPETGDILPRGIAGELCTRGYSVMQKYWNNPEATNKVIDANNWLHSGDLATMDAEGYINITGRIKDIIIRGGENISPKEIEDFLYTHDQISDVQVIGVPSEKYGEEVMAWVKVKEGMNLTEDELKEFCLQIAHFKRPKYWKFVTEFPMTISGKIRKVEMRDISTKELGLEYVKMIKTS; this is encoded by the coding sequence ATGAATACATCATTATCTTATGCTAGTGGTCCATCAAATGATCCTCTTTTAGGAGAAACTATTGGAGAAAATTTACGTAATACAGTAGCTAAACATCCTCAGCAAGAGGCTTTGGTTTGTATTCAACAGAATTATAGAGCAACTTATACCGAGTTTTATTCACAAACTGAAGAAATTGCAAAAGCTTTATTAGGATTAGGTCTTACAAAAGGTGAACGTGTTGGGATTTGGTCTCCTAACCGTTCTGAATGGACATTATTACAATTTGCTACCGCTAGAATTGGTTTAATTTTAGTTAATCTTAATCCAGCTTATCGAGAGAATGAATTAGAATATGTACTAAACCAAGCCGGAATTAAGGCTGTATTTGCAGCAAGTCAATTTAAAACAAGTAATTATAAATCAATGCTTGAAAATGTTCGTTCAAAAACGGAAACATTAGAGCATGTTGTAATTTTTGAAGATTCTTGGCGTGATTTTTTACAATTAGCCGAAAGTATTTCAAGTATCGATTTAATGGCAGCTGAGCAACGTGTTCAGTTTGATGACGCAGTTAATATTCAATACACGTCCGGAACTACGGGATTTCCTAAAGGTGTGACTCTAACTCATCATAATATCTTAAATAATGGTTATTTTATTGGTGTTAGATTAAATTATACTCATTTAGATCGTGTCTGTATTCCAGTTCCATTTTATCATTGTTTCGGAATGGTAATTGGTAATATGGCTTGTGTGACGCATGGAGCTTGTATGGTAATTCCTTCGGAAAGTTTTGATGCCGAATTAACTTTAAATGCGGTGGAAAAAGAAAAATGTACTTCTCTTTATGGCGTTCCAACGATGTTTATAGCTGAATTAGAATTACCAAATTTTGATCGTTTTGATTTATCTTCACTTCGTACCGGAGTAATGGCTGGATCTCCATGTCCTATCGAGATTATGAAAAAAGTACAAGCTAAGATGAATATGAAAGAAGTTTCGATCTGTTATGGAATGACAGAAACTTCTCCAGTATCTACGCAAACAATTATAGGAACACCAATAGAAAAGCAGGTCTCTACTGTAGGAACAGTTCAAAATCATTTAGAAATTAAAATTATAGATCCAGAAACTGGAGATATTCTACCACGTGGAATCGCGGGAGAACTATGTACAAGAGGATATTCAGTCATGCAAAAGTATTGGAATAATCCTGAAGCTACTAACAAAGTAATTGATGCTAATAACTGGCTACATTCTGGCGATTTAGCAACAATGGATGCAGAGGGTTATATTAATATTACAGGGCGTATCAAAGATATTATCATTCGTGGTGGTGAAAATATTTCACCCAAAGAAATTGAAGATTTTTTATATACTCATGATCAAATTTCTGATGTTCAAGTTATAGGAGTTCCGAGTGAAAAATATGGCGAAGAAGTAATGGCTTGGGTAAAAGTGAAAGAAGGAATGAATTTAACTGAAGACGAATTAAAAGAATTTTGCTTACAAATAGCTCATTTTAAACGTCCTAAATATTGGAAGTTTGTAACAGAGTTTCCTATGACAATTTCAGGAAAAATTAGAAAAGTTGAAATGAGAGATATTTCTACAAAAGAGTTAGGTTTAGAATATGTAAAAATGATTAAAACTTCATAA
- a CDS encoding sigma-54-dependent transcriptional regulator, with the protein MSKILIIEDEQAIRNVLKSILMDEDPKWVVDEAENGLVGIEKIKQNEYDLVISDIKMPMKDGTEVLVEAMEHNPDLQFVMISGHGDIEIAVDCLKKGAFDFLSKPPDLNRLLNTVRIALDHKSLKSSNKALKKENKELKKKVSKKYTMIGDSPELTQVKTMIEKVATTDARVLILGPNGTGKELVAHHIHEQSPRNKKPLVEVNCAAIPTELIESELFGHVKGSFTGAVKDKQGKFELADGGTIFLDEIGDMSLSAQAKVLRALQEGKVSPVGSEKEINVNVRVLAATNKDLRKEIEEGRFREDLYHRLAVIIINVPGLNDRKDDIPALVQYFAEDFSTNLGLENKSFDEQAHEELKAIDWTGNIRELRNVVERLLILGSNPITGEDVKLYVKK; encoded by the coding sequence ATGTCTAAAATATTAATAATTGAGGACGAACAAGCAATTAGGAATGTCTTAAAAAGCATTCTGATGGATGAAGACCCAAAATGGGTTGTTGATGAAGCAGAAAACGGGCTTGTTGGAATCGAGAAAATCAAACAAAATGAATACGATTTAGTTATTAGTGATATTAAAATGCCGATGAAAGACGGTACAGAGGTATTAGTAGAAGCTATGGAACATAATCCGGATTTGCAATTTGTAATGATTTCTGGTCACGGAGATATAGAAATTGCAGTGGATTGTTTAAAGAAAGGTGCATTTGATTTCTTATCAAAACCACCAGATTTAAATCGATTGTTAAATACTGTTCGTATTGCATTAGATCATAAATCTTTAAAGTCATCAAATAAAGCTTTAAAGAAAGAAAACAAAGAACTTAAGAAAAAAGTTTCTAAAAAATATACCATGATTGGCGATTCACCTGAGTTAACTCAAGTGAAAACAATGATAGAGAAAGTTGCTACAACAGATGCTCGTGTACTTATTTTAGGACCTAATGGAACGGGTAAAGAATTAGTAGCGCATCATATACACGAACAAAGCCCACGTAACAAAAAGCCTTTGGTTGAGGTAAACTGTGCTGCGATTCCGACTGAATTAATTGAATCTGAATTATTCGGTCATGTAAAAGGATCATTTACAGGAGCGGTTAAGGATAAACAAGGTAAATTTGAGTTAGCTGACGGTGGAACAATTTTCTTAGATGAAATCGGGGATATGAGTCTTTCAGCTCAAGCAAAAGTTTTACGTGCTTTGCAAGAAGGAAAAGTGTCGCCAGTTGGTTCTGAAAAAGAAATTAATGTAAATGTTCGTGTTTTAGCTGCAACTAACAAAGATTTGCGAAAAGAAATTGAAGAAGGTCGTTTTCGTGAAGATTTATACCATCGTTTAGCCGTTATCATTATCAATGTTCCAGGTTTAAATGATCGTAAAGATGATATTCCGGCATTGGTTCAATATTTTGCAGAAGATTTTTCAACTAATTTAGGATTAGAAAATAAATCATTCGACGAACAAGCACATGAAGAATTAAAAGCTATTGATTGGACAGGAAATATCCGCGAATTAAGAAACGTAGTGGAGCGTTTATTAATTTTAGGTTCTAATCCAATTACAGGAGAAGATGTAAAATTGTACGTGAAAAAATAA